The following are encoded in a window of Ricinus communis isolate WT05 ecotype wild-type chromosome 4, ASM1957865v1, whole genome shotgun sequence genomic DNA:
- the LOC8259952 gene encoding helicase SEN1 isoform X3: MNPPCPPVECAHMWGPSLVSSLKDSSLHNSLRQPAFDLVQTVIVSDAAALVTALLNNPARLDVDTHLSVELNDGNDDGLPFSSDVEEKDESCWREFSAQSKITSQEYKGWMCIPMLWIDVLVDIDPSILPVSFSKAVFWSRTHLTMIEPESNADMVLAVRPWLSSSATEISTSFGWKVPTGFDDGGGGKESKNSLRVSMMHLPLIRTFNRLTAHFLVQMGQGELRKQWTWEPGMAESLILSLFDPNDSVRQVGKCLLEQVSNTRGLACGLEFLCSSGSSLSATYSGLRHALKVVQLDSVISKYQILQHFYFILRKLLKEGDSPNPDLSGTPNIRKYSCEGGFLAQPVFSSLPINIDGSPSNVDFKLQENFRCLLSAAAWPAIRKCLVEGKGFIDYRLCQMTCVRVLEILPVVYERLCPSIRKRSRDSGKTVENLWDFIWLHDLIDWGRSSLKVVVVYWKRTVTSLLSLLKESWSNTSSLAFKAIENLISCDNVNVDQLMEQVSHLRVSLSKEVSYDSEMAKLETTALLPEDLPSLRRYSDSDALVVPLDYTNIETLDSASVPDRREKSSIIVVSDDEVDEQILHAKVIQPINDSRHGQLDNQTVAPAAEESTLVMDTTKDRVSISKASRGLWNSFEQKDVLDRSGLTSQKQDSHKLSSKPPISFKSIGEDYNRNKVESKGNVNDAFSSQCKITSKNSDDAPVSAKSMNQSRHNLVSETRDSILKKIVRDANDDLSESALKSVRQQPSLLAKLSACGPKRQLIQLKTPFENRCGTLQRMGAVFKRFKPPKLDDWYRPILEINYFEAVGLASASEDEDRTVGRLKEVPVCFQSPEQYVEIFQPLVLEEFKAQLHSSFLEMSSWEDMYYGNLSVLSVERVDDFHLVRFVHDDNVSALSKIFSENDLVLLTKEAPQSNSHDVHMVGKVERRERDNKRRASMLLIRFYFLNGSSRLNQARKQLLERSKWHASRIMSITPQLREFQVLSSIKDIPILSAILKPVKDSPGYNKSRELALGRLSQPLQQALEASFNDSQLEAISVAIGLPNSKKDFELSLIQGPPGTGKTRTIVAIVSGLLGSLHGTNDAKHSLNGRPNNSSCSMNTRPKVSQSVALARAWQDAALARQLNEDVGRNEESPAGYLKRRVLICAQSNAAVDELVSRISSGGLYGSDGKMYKPYIVRVGNAKTVHQNSMPFFIDTLVDHRLAEERNLSDAKNDSSLVSSTALRSNLEKLVDRIRYYEAKRANLQNSDLKNSLDDEMLKGDDRKEMSDAELEVKLRKLYEQKKQIFKDLSTAQAQEKKTNEEIKNMKHKLRKSILKEAEIVVTTLSGSGGDLYGVCSESMSSYKFGNPSERTLFDAVIIDEAAQALEPATLIPLQLLKSNGTKCIMVGDPKQLPATVLSNVASKFLYECSMFERLQRAGHPVTMLTKQYRMHPDICQFPSLHFYDGKLLNGENMSSKLVPFHETEGLGPYAFYDVIDGQELRGKNSAAFSLYNEREADAAVELLRFFKKRHPSEFEGGKIGIITPYKCQLSLLRSRLSSAFGSSVIADMEFNTVDGFQGREVDILILSSVRAGEAYTHVNGVNSSSIGFVADVRRMNVALTRAKLSLWIFGNARTLQANHNWAALIKDAKQRNLVISVKRPYKFLTTAPRDHSAPEKSDNHSRQAKNFGNFREPSKQHRSSKHIGSVGTVTEDDVSANKDSVCSSKKRGRDDHGILPVDDSGENRILKNVKSPISREYLKDGGSKCSHRSKKKLDSENPHVSKRTDKCMNSKSKLCEQETSNNLKKFKSNVVKGPNKSFKHDSNLETSTSPAEDSVKRMGANDGRAPDQIGASEDLITKRKQQREAVDAILYSSLISSKKSEQSKKPVPTKRLLPPSSVNSCIKPAKSRKGPSVP, from the exons ATGAACCCACCATGCCCCCCAGTTGAATGTGCACATATGTG GGGCCCTTCACTTGTGTCATCTTTGAAGGATTCTTCACTTCATAATTCTCTTCGGCAACCTGCTTTTGATCTAGTACAAACTGTTATAGTGTCTGATGCTGCTGCCCTAGTAACTGCATTGTTGAATAACCCTGCACGTTTGGATGTTGATACACATCTTTCAGTTGAGTTAAATGATGGAAATGATGATGGGCTTCCATTTTCTTCGGATGTTGAAGAAAAGGATGAAAGTTGTTGGAGGGAATTCAGTGCACAGAGTAAAATTACTTCTCAGGAGTACAAAGGATGGATGTGTATTCCCATGTTATGGATTGATGTTCTTGTTGACATTGATCCTTCTATCCTCCCAGTATCATTTTCAAAAGCTGTTTTCTGGTCCCGAACTCATTTAACCATGATAGAGCCTGAAAGTAATGCAGACATGGTACTTGCTGTTAGACCCTGGCTTTCATCTTCAGCCACAGAAATCTCCACTTCATTTGGGTGGAAGGTCCCAACTGGTTTTGATGATGGTGGAGGTGGGAAGGAGTCAAAAAACTCGCTCAGAGTGTCAATGATGCATCTTCCATTGATAAGAACATTCAACAG GTTAACTGCACATTTTTTAGTTCAAATGGGGCAAGGGGAGCTTCGGAAGCAGTGGACATGGGAACCAGGGATGGCAGAGAGCTTGATCCTTTCACTCTTCGATCCTAATGAT AGTGTAAGGCAAGTTGGAAAGTGTCTCCTGGAGCAAGTTTCAAATACAAGGGGTCTTGCATGTGGTCTGGAGTTCCTTTGCTCTAGTGGCTCTTCTTTGTCAGCCACATATTCAGGCTTGAGACATGCTTTAAAAGTG GTTCAATTAGATTCTGTTATATCAAAATATCAGATTTTACAgcatttttactttatattgcGGAAACTACTTAAAGAAGGGGATTCACCCAATCCAGATTTATCTGGAACTccaaatataagaaagtacTCTTGTGAAGGCGGATTTCTGGCACAGCCAGTCTTCAGTTCTTTACCCATAAACATAGATGGGTCTCCATCAAATGTTGACTTCAAATTACAAGAGAATTTCCGCTGTTTACTGTCAGCAGCTGCATGGCCCGCAATTAGGAAGTGCTTGGTAGAAGGGAAAGGATTCATTGATTACAGACTCTGTCAG ATGACTTGCGTCCGTGTACTTGAAATCCTCCCTGTTGTCTACGAGAGACTTTGTCCATCTATCAGAAAAAGGTCAAGGGATTCTGGAAAGACAGTGGAAAATTTGTGGGATTTCATATGGCTACATGATCTGATTGACTGGGGGAGATCATCCCTTAAGGTTGTAGTCGTCTATTGGAAACGGACAGTAACTTCTCTACTTAGTCTGCTCAAGGAATCTTGGAGTAATACTTCTTCATTGGCTTTTAAGGCAATTGAGAATCTTATATCATGCG ATAATGTTAATGTTGATCAGTTGATGGAACAAGTTTCTCACCTTCGTGTTTCATTATCTAAGGAAGTTTCTTATGATAGTGAGATGGCTAAATTAGAAACAACTGCATTACTTCCTGAAGATTTGCCTTCCTTGAGAAGGTATTCAGATTCTGATGCGCTTGTTGTCCCGCTGGATTATACCAATATTGAAACCCTGGACTCAGCATCAGTACCTGATAGAAGGGAGAAAAGTAGCATTATTGTTGTTTCGGATGATGAAGTAGATGAACAGATTTTACATGCTAAGGTCATTCAACCCATCAATGATTCACGTCATGGTCAATTAGACAATCAGACAGTGGCTCCAGCAGCTGAGGAAAGCACTTTGGTAATGGACACCACAAAGGATAGGGTTTCTATCAGTAAGGCTTCAAGGGGTTTATGGAATTCCTTTGAACAGAAGGATGTTTTAGATAGATCTGGCCTCACTTCTCAGAAGCAGGATTCTCATAAATTAAGCAGCAAACCAcccatttctttcaaatcaATAGGGGAAGATTATAACAGAAACAAAGTTGAGTCCAAAGGCAATGTAAATGATGCTTTCTCATCTCAGTGTAAAATTACTTCGAAGAACTCTGATGATGCTCCTGTGAGTGCTAAAAGTATGAATCAGTCTCGTCATAATCTGGTTTCTGAAACTAGAGATTCAATACTGAAAAAGATTGTACGTGATGCTAATGACGATCTATCTGAGTCTGCACTCAAATCTGTGAGACAGCAGCCCTCGCTTCTGGCAAAGTTAAGTGCTTGTGGTCCAAAAAGGCAACTTATCCAACTTAAAACACCTTTTGAAAATAGATGTGGAACTCTACAGCGAATGGGGGCTGTATTCAAAAGGTTTAAGCCTCCAAAGCTTGATGACTGGTATAGACccattttagaaattaattactttGAAGCAGTGGGGTTAGCATCTGCAAGTGAAGATGAGGATCGTACTGTTGGTAGGTTAAAGGAGGTTCCTGTGTGTTTTCAATCACCAGAACAGTATGTTGAAATTTTTCAGCCATTAGTCCTGGAGGAGTTTAAAGCGCAGTTGCATAGTTCCTTTCTGGAGATGTCTTCATGGGAAGACATGTATTATGGAAACCTATCAGTGCTGTCCGTTGAGAGAGTTGATGACTTTCATCTTGTTCGCTTTGTTCATGATGACAATGTTTCTGCATTATCCAAAATCTTTTCAGAGAATGACCTTGTTTTGCTGACAAAAGAGGCTCCGCAAAGTAATTCCCATGATGTTCATATGGTTGGAAAG GTTGAGAGACGGGAGAGAGACAACAAAAGAAGGGCAAGTATGCTTTTAATTAGGTTCTATTTTCTAAATGGATCTTCACGCTTGAATCAAGCGAGGAAGCAACTACTTGAACGTAGCAAATGGCATGCAAGTCGCATCATGAGCATTACACCTCAACTTCGAGAATTTCAAGTGCTATCATCAATAAAGGATATTCCCATTCTTTCAGCTATTTTAAAACCTGTCAAAGATTCTCCAGGTTATAATAAATCACGAGAGCTAGCACTGGGTAGGCTTTCCCAGCCCTTGCAGCAAGCACTGGAGGCATCATTCAATGACAGCCAATTGGAGGCTATCAGTGTTGCAATCGGATTGCCTAATTCGAAGAAAGATTTTGAGTTGTCTCTTATACAGGGTCCTCCAG GTACAGGGAAGACCCGAACTATAGTGGCCATTGTCAGTGGCTTGCTTGGTTCACTACATGGAACAAATGATGCTAAGCATTCTCTAAATGGACGTCCAAATAATAGTTCATGCTCCATGAATACAAGGCCAAAAGTTAGCCAGTCAGTTGCACTTGCAAGGGCGTGGCAGGATGCAGCCTTGGCCAGACAATTGAATGAGGATGTGGGAAGAAATGAGGAGTCACCGGCAGGTTATCTGAAGCGAAGGGTGCTCATTTGTGCTCAATCAAATGCTGCAGTTGATGAGCTGGTGTCAAGAATTTCCAGTGGAGGCCTTTATGGTAGTGATGGGAAAATGTACAAGCCTTATATTGTAAGGGTTGGTAATGCAAAAACAGTTCATCAAAATTCAATGCCCTTCTTTATTGATACACTGGTTGATCATCGACTTGCAGAAGAGAGGAATTTGAGTGATGCTAAGAATGATTCTAGTCTAGTATCTTCTACAGCATTGCGTTCTAATCTTGAAAAGTTAGTAGATCGCATTAGGTACTATGAGGCTAAGCGAGCTAACTTGCAGAACTCGGACCTGAAAAATTCCTTAGATGATGAAATGCTGAAAGGGGATGACAGAAAAGAAATGTCAGATGCCGAATTAGAGGTGAAGCTGCGAAAACTATATGAACAGAAGAaacaaatttttaaagatCTTAGTACTGCTCAGGCACAGGAGAAAAAAACTAACgaagaaattaagaatatgAAACATAAGCTGCGGAAGTCAATACTAAAGGAAGCTGAAATAGTGGTGACTACATTAAGTGGGTCTGGCGGTGATCTTTATGGAGTTTGCTCCGAATCTATGTCAAGTTATAAATTTGGGAACCCATCTGAGCGTACTCTTTTTGATGCAGTTATAATTGATGAGGCAGCACAA GCTCTGGAACCTGCTACTCTGATTCCTCTTCAGCTTTTGAAGTCAAATGGGACCAAATGTATCATG GTTGGTGATCCAAAGCAGCTTCCTGCGACAGTCCTCTCTAATGTTGCAAGCAAATTTCTTTATGAATGCAGTATGTTTGAGCGTCTACAAAGAGCTGGTCATCCTGTTACCATGCTCACTAAACAG TATAGGATGCACCCGGACATTTGCCAGTTTCCTTCCTTGCATTTTTATGATGGGAAGCTGTTGAATGGAGAAAACATGTCAAGCAAATTAGTCCCATTTCATGAGACTGAGGGCCTTGGTCCTTATGCATTCTATGATGTGATTGATGGCCAGGAACTTCGTGGTAAGAATTCTGCTGcattttctctttataatGAGCGCGAGGCTGACGCTGCAGTTGAACTACTTAGATTCTTCAAGAAGAG gcACCCCTCTGAATTTGAAGGTGGAAAAATTGGCATCATAACACCATACAAGTGTCAACTTTCGCTTTTGCGTTCTCGTCTTTCTAGTGCATTTGGGTCTTCGGTTATAGCTGATATGGAGTTTAACACTGTGGATGGTTTTCAAGGCCGAGAAGTAGACATATTGATACTTTCCAGTGTTAGAGCAGGTGAGGCATATACTCATGTAAATGGAGTCAACTCCAGCAGTATTGGATTTGTTGCTGATGTTAGGCGGATGAATGTTGCCCTGACAAGAGCAAAGCTCTCACTTTGGATATTTGGTAATGCAAGGACCTTGCAGGCAAATCATAACTGGGCTGCTCTAATAAAAGATGCCAAACAGAGAAACTTGGTAATCTCTGTAAAAAGGCCATATAAATTTCTTACAACAGCTCCAAGGGATCATTCTGCTCCTGAAAAATCTGATAATCATTCAAGACAAgcaaagaattttgggaattTTAGAGAACCTAGCAAGCAACACAGGAGTTCAAAGCATATTGGCTCTGTGGGAACAGTTACGGAAGACGATGTTTCAGCCAATAAGGATTCTGTCTGTAGTAGCAAAAAAAGAGGTAGAGATGATCATGGCATTCTACCTGTTGATGATAGTGGTGAGAACAGAATTCTAAAGAATGTAAAGTCTCCAATTTCAAGAGAATATCTTAAGGATGGTGGAAGTAAGTGCAGCCACAGAAGCAAGAAGAAACTTGATTCTGAGAATCCTCATGTGAGTAAGAGGACAGATAAATGCATGAATTCAAAGAGTAAATTATGCGAACAAGAAACAAGCAATAAccttaaaaaattcaaatccaATGTGGTAAAAGGACCAAATAAATCCTTTAAGCATGATAGTAATTTGGAAACTTCAACTTCCCCAGCGGAAGATAGCGTTAAAAGGATGGGGGCCAATGATGGTCGGGCTCCTGATCAAATAGGCGCTTCTGAAGACttaatcacaaaaagaaaacaacaacgtgAGGCTGTTGATGCTATTCTTTATTCATCTCTCATTTCTTCCAAGAAGTCGGAACAATCAAAGAAACCTGTACCTACAAAGAGGCTGCTGCCTCCTTCAAGTGTAAATAGTTGTATCAAACCAGCCAAATCTAGAAAAG GTCCATCCGTACCTTGA